One part of the Chloroflexota bacterium genome encodes these proteins:
- a CDS encoding LCP family protein — MLLLKNRLFIIVTLDLAILLAACGNANTTPTLDPFEFQTRVAQNVAATFSAAPPTLTLPPTQVTPSPAAESSTPTPAATAEPSSTPGPTARSVLDPTLGYYAITPENTPVTAVPSAVPRIKLEDDVKNILLVGSDTSGEEYRSDTMIVVSINATAKTVTMLSIPRDLYVFIPKSLVQMGRINSVINVARNAPEGPLPLLEQTILYNLGIPIHYYARVDFESFKAIVDALGGVDIPVTCAFQEWRLKDPALDPEVADNWDLFTLNAGVQHLDGSTALWYARGRQVGRAGSGSDFDRARRQQEVLRAMFIAARNQNFLNPVKVAELYQQFSSAVETDMTLGDVLQFLPLAASLDELNIRSYKISPPYTQGWSTPGNASVQLPVPDEFYKYVQRVMTAGSSNRASQNPFVVEIWNGSTWADADDLAAYRLRLDGLAVTLGAADRANYPATTLIDYTTSAKASPVDSLKKLLRITDPANIIAQPDPNSPVQFRVILGADYNSCTYQVAPLTTLTPSPVPASLPTVAETATPSP; from the coding sequence ATGTTGCTTCTCAAAAACCGTTTGTTCATCATCGTCACGCTTGACCTGGCAATTCTTTTGGCCGCTTGCGGCAACGCCAACACCACGCCCACGCTTGACCCTTTTGAATTTCAGACTCGCGTGGCCCAGAATGTGGCCGCCACGTTCTCCGCCGCGCCGCCCACCCTCACCCTGCCGCCCACTCAGGTGACGCCGTCGCCGGCTGCGGAAAGTTCAACGCCCACCCCAGCGGCGACGGCTGAACCGTCGTCCACGCCCGGGCCGACGGCCCGCTCGGTGCTCGATCCCACACTCGGTTATTACGCCATCACGCCCGAGAACACACCCGTCACCGCCGTGCCCAGCGCCGTGCCAAGAATCAAACTTGAAGACGACGTCAAGAACATCCTGCTCGTCGGCTCCGACACCAGCGGCGAAGAGTATCGCTCCGACACGATGATCGTCGTCTCGATCAACGCCACGGCCAAAACGGTCACGATGCTTTCCATCCCGCGCGACCTGTACGTGTTCATTCCCAAGAGTCTCGTTCAAATGGGCCGCATCAACAGCGTCATCAACGTCGCCAGAAATGCGCCCGAAGGCCCCCTGCCGCTTCTGGAGCAGACCATTCTCTACAACCTGGGCATTCCCATTCATTACTACGCCCGCGTGGATTTTGAATCGTTCAAGGCCATTGTGGACGCGCTCGGCGGCGTAGACATTCCGGTCACGTGCGCGTTTCAGGAATGGCGGCTCAAAGACCCGGCGCTCGACCCGGAAGTGGCCGACAACTGGGACCTCTTCACCCTCAACGCCGGCGTCCAACATTTGGACGGAAGCACCGCGCTCTGGTACGCGCGCGGGCGGCAGGTGGGCCGGGCCGGGAGCGGCAGCGATTTTGATCGCGCCCGCCGTCAGCAGGAAGTTCTACGGGCCATGTTCATCGCCGCCCGCAATCAGAATTTCCTCAACCCGGTGAAAGTAGCCGAACTCTATCAGCAGTTTTCGTCGGCGGTGGAAACCGACATGACTCTGGGCGACGTGTTGCAATTTCTGCCGCTGGCCGCCTCGCTTGACGAACTCAACATTCGCAGCTACAAAATTTCGCCGCCCTACACCCAGGGCTGGTCAACGCCCGGCAACGCCTCGGTGCAACTGCCCGTGCCGGACGAATTCTATAAATATGTTCAGCGGGTGATGACGGCGGGAAGCTCCAACCGCGCTTCGCAGAATCCATTTGTGGTTGAAATTTGGAATGGATCAACGTGGGCCGACGCCGACGATCTGGCCGCCTACCGGCTTCGCCTCGACGGGTTGGCCGTCACCCTGGGGGCGGCAGACCGCGCCAACTACCCGGCCACGACTCTCATTGACTACACCACCAGCGCCAAAGCCTCGCCGGTGGACTCGCTCAAGAAACTTTTGCGCATCACCGACCCGGCCAATATCATCGCCCAGCCCGACCCCAACTCGCCGGTTCAGTTCCGGGTCATCCTCGGCGCCGACTACAACTCTTGCACCTATCAGGTTGCGCCGCTTACCACCCTCACCCCCTCGCCCGTCCCCGCCTCACTCCCTACAGTCGCCGAAACGGCCACCCCGTCGCCGTAA